In Apus apus isolate bApuApu2 chromosome 5, bApuApu2.pri.cur, whole genome shotgun sequence, the following are encoded in one genomic region:
- the RNH1 gene encoding ribonuclease inhibitor, whose product MELDIQCEEMSPSRWAELLSTMKSCKTIRLDDCNLSSSNCKDLSSIINTNPFLTGLKLNNNELGDAGIEYLCKGLLMPTCSLQKLWLQNCNLTSASCETLCSVLSVQPSLTELHVGDNKLGTAGVKMLCQGMMNPNCKLQKLQLEYCELTADVVEALNAALQSKPTMKELSLSNNTLGDTAVKQLCRALVEASCNLELLHLENCGITSDSCWEISTLLSNKSSLIDLSVGDNKIGDSGLALLCQGLMHTNCRIQKLWLWDCDLTSASCKNLSRLISTKESLTEISLIDNSLKDSGMEMLCQALKDPKSKLQELWIRECGLTTACCKAVSSALSVNKHLKILHMGENKLGDEGVELMCEGLLHPNCNIQSLWLGNCDLTAACCATIATVMATKQCLTELDLSYNSLEDEGIRKICEALRSPSCNVQQLILYDIFWSSEVDDELRALEESKPEVKIIS is encoded by the exons ATGGAGCTTGACATCCAGTGTGAGGAGATGAGCCCATCTAGATGGGCTGAACTTCTGTCCACAATGAAATCATGCAAAACCATCAG gcTGGATGACTGCAATCTCTCCAGCAGTAACTGCAAGGATCTCTCCTCTATCATCAATACAAATCCATTCCTCACAGGCCTGAAGCTGAACAACAATGAGCTGGGAGATGCAGGCATTGAATACCTGTGTAAAGGATTGCTGATGCCAACCTGTAGCCTACAGAAGTTATG GCTGCAAAACTGCAACCTGACAAGTGCCAGCTGTGAGACACTCTGCTCTGTCCTCAGTGTACAGCCGTCCTTGACAGAGCTGCATGTAGGTGATAACAAACTTGGAACTGCTGGAGTGAAGATGCTGTGTCAAGGGATGATGAACCCCAACTGtaagctgcagaagctgca GCTGGAGTATTGTGAACTCACAGCTGATGTTGTGGAAGCTCTCAATGCTGCTCTGCAAAGCAAGCCCACCATGAAGGAGCTGAGTCTGAGTAACAACACGCTGGGAGATACAGCTGTAAAGCAGCTGTGCCGGGCACTGGTGGAGGCAAGCTGCAACCTAGAGTTACTACA cctggagaactGTGGCATAACCAGCGATAGCTGCTGGGAGATCAGCACTCTTCTCAGTAACAAGTCATCACTGATAGATCTCTCTGTGGGGGATAACAAGATCGGAGATTCTGgtctggctctgctgtgccaaGGACTGATGCATACTAACTGCAGAATCCAGAAGCTCTG GTTATGGGACTGTGATCTCACAAGTGCTAGCTGTAAGAATCTCTCCAGACTCATCAGTACAAAAGAGAGCCTCACAGAGATAAGTCTGATAGACAACAGCCTGAAAGACTCAGGGATGGAAATGCTGTGTCAGGCACTCAAGGATCCCAAATCTAAACTCCAGGAGCTATG GATTAGGGAGTGTGGACTCACAACTGCTTGCTGCAAGGCTGTCAGTTCTGCTCTCAGTGTGAACAAGCACTTGAAAATACTGCATATGGGTGAGAACAAGTTGGGAGATGAAGGCGTTGAACTCATGTGTGAAGGGCTACTGCATCCCAACTGCAACATCCAGTCCCTATG GCTGGGTAACTGCGATCTCACAGCAGCCTGCTGTGCAACCATTGCCACCGTCATGGCTACCAAGCAGTGCCTTACTGAACTGGACCTGAGCTACAACTCTCTGGAAGATGAAGGCATCAGGAAGATCTGCGAAGCCTTGAGGAGTCCCAGCTGCAATGTGCAGCAGTTAAT TTTATATGACATTTTCTGGAGTTCTGAAGTGGATGATGAACTGAGAGCCCTGGAAGAGTCCAAGCCTGAAGTGAAGATCATTTCATGA